CTGCGGACTATACTTTCGCGCCCCTTTCCGTCAACCGGTCTTCGCACTGCGCGCGGAAGTCGCGGGCTTGTGAAGCGCCGCGGTCTTGCATTTGACGCGAACATGGCGTTGCTCGCGGCCGATATCCCTGCCGGAGCGACCCGACCCATGTCTCTTGCCTCCCCGATCGGCGAAACCCAGAAATGGGCGGCACTCGCCCTTCTCCTCGGCATGGCGGCGACCGTCGGCACCGCGCTCGGCTTCGAGCATATCGGCGGCTACATTCCCTGCATGCTCTGCCTCCAGCAGCGCATCCCTTACTACATAGGCGTGCCGGTGATGGCGCTGGCGCTGGTTGCGATCTGGCTGCGCTGGCCGCCGATCGTCGCCCGCCTCCTGCTTCTGGCAGGCGCGCTGCTAATGACGGTCGGCCTCGGCCTCGCGATTTATCACTCCGGCGTCGAGTGGCACTGGTGGCCGGGTCCCTCGAGTTGCGGCGCGGTCGTTGCCCCGCAGGGCAGTGGCAACGGCGTGCTCGACCAGCTGAACACGCTGATCCCGCCTTCCTGCGACGAGGCGGCCGGCCGATTCCTTGGCCTGTCCTTCGCCGGCTGGAACGTGCTGGCGAGCGCCTTGTGGGCAGCGGTTGGGTATAGGGCAGCGTTCAGGCGCTGATTCCTCTCTCCGTGAACGGGGAGAGGGGAGCTAGGGCTCCAGCTCCACGTCCCAGTAGAGATAGTCCATCCAGCTTTCGTGCAGATGGTTGGGCGGGAAGAGCCGGCCGTTGTTGTGCAGGTCGTGCACGGTCGGGTGAAAAGGCTTCTGCATCGGCCACATCTTCGCCTGCGCCGGCAGCATGCCGCCCTTGCGGAGATTGCAGGGCGAGCACGCCGCAACCACGTTCTCCCAGGTCGTCGCTCCGCCGCAGCGGCGCGGGATGACATGGTCGAAGGTGAGATCCTCCGGCGAGCCGCAGTACTGGCACTGGAAGCGATCGCGCAGGAACACGTTGAAGCGGGTGAAAGCCGGGTTGCGCGACGGCTTCACATAGCTCTTGAGGCAGACCACTGAAGGCAGCTTCATCGAGAAGGTCGGGGACGAGACGGAGTGGTCGTACTCGGCGACGATGTTCACCCGATCGAGGAACACGGCCTTGATCGCGTCCTGCCAGGACCAGAGCGACAGCGGGTAATAGCTGAGCGGACGGTAGTCCGCATTCAGCACCAGTGCCGGCAAACCATCTGGCGAGACATGAACTGTCACGTCGCGTTTCTCCTGAGGCCCGAAGCGTTCGGCGAGGATACTGTAAGCGAGACGTGACAGGATTGTGAAGCGAAGAAAGTGGCTGGACTGTTGCCGCAAAGCCCCATTTGTTCAGTTTTTTTCTAGGTTTAGCGCCGTTTCGGCCGCCGGCGCGGCCTCCCGGCCCTTGAGATGGCGGTAGTAGGCCCAGAACAGGCGCGCCGCGACCGCCCGCCACGGCGCCCATGATTCGGCGATCGCAATCAGTGCCTTTTCGCCCGGACGAGGGTCGATGCCGAGTGCGGCGCCCACCGCCGACTGGAGCGCCACGTCGCGCGCGGGGAACACGTCCGGGTGCCCGGCGCAGGTCAGGAGATAGACCTCCGCCGTCCAGCGCCCGATGCCCGGAACGGCGCTCAGCGAGGCGATCGCTGCCTCCCCGTCCGCCTCGCAGAGGGCGGAGAGATCAAGCCCGTCGCGCACCGCGCGCGACAAAGCGAGCACCGTCGCCTGCTTGGGGCGCGACAGGCCCGCCTGGCGGAAGAGATCAGGATCGGCCCCGAGTACGGCCTGCGGAGTCAGCGGCGCGATAAGCGACACCAGCCGGGCGAGGATCGCGTCCGCGCTGGCCCGCGACACTTGCTGCGAGACGACGATCGAGACGAGACTCGAAAAGCCCGGCGAGGACAGCCGTAGCGGAATGTCGCCCGCTGCTGCGCGGATCGCAACCAGCCGCGGATCGGCGCCGACGAGCGCGTCGAGCGCCTCGACGATGTCGGAATCACTGGAAATCCGCCGCATCCGCTTTCTTTTCCTCCAACGCAAAAAGCCGTAGCAATGAACCGGCGAAGGCGGCAATGCCTTCGAGTCCCATTCCACCCAGCAGGACAGACGTGGCGAGTCCACCCGTTTTCCGTTTTGCCCCGAGCCCCAATGGCGAGCTTCATCTCGGCCATGCCCGCTCGGCGCTCCTGAACCAGCGGCTGGCGCGCGAAGCCGGCGGGCGCTTCCTGCTGCGCATCGAGGACATCGACCTCGCCCGCTGCACGCCGGAGTTCGAGGCCGGCATCTATCGCGATCTCGAATGGCTGAAGATCGAATGGGAAAAGCCGGTGCGCCGCCAGTCGGAGCATTTCGTCGACTACGCGGCCGCGCTCGAACGCCTGAAGGCGATGGGCGTCGTCTACCCCTCCTTCATGAGCCGGGGGCAGATCCGCGACCACATCGCCGAACACGAAACGCCGTCGCGCCGCTGGCCGCGCGATCCGGACGGTGCGCCGCTCTATCCTCACGTCGACCGTGCCCTCACCCGCCGCGAACGGCAGAAGCGAATTGCGTCCGGCGCGCCGCATGCCTGGCGCCTCGACGTGGCGGCGGCGATGGAGACGGCCGCGGAGAAACTCACCTGGACGGAACTAGGCGCCGGACCGCTGGGCGAGACCGGAAAGGTTACCGCCCGCCCTGAGATCTGGGGCGACGTGATCCTGTCGCGGTCCGACGCGCCGGCGAGCTACCACCTCTCGGTGACGGTTGACGATGCGATCCAAGGCATCACCGACGTGGTGCGCGGCCAGGATCTCTTCCATGCGACCGCGATCCATCGCCTGCTGCAATCGCTGCTCGGCCTTCCCGTGCCCCGCTATCGGCACCACAGCCTGATCGTCGGCGAGGACGGCCGCAAGCTCGCCAAGAGTCGGCGCGACACGGGGCTCAGGGCACTGCGCGAGAGCGGGATGAGCGCAAAGGAAGTTCGCGCGCTGGCGCTGGAAGGGCTGTGATCCGCTACCAGGGCGTGGACCAGCCGTTTCGCTTTGCCTGCGAGGGCCGGTTGACATAGAGCGGACCGGCATCGCGAACGGAATACCCCTATGACCTCGCCGACATCCTTGGTTCCAGCGCTGTTCGTCGTGCTCTGGGCGACGGGCTTCATCGGCGCGCGCTATGCAATGCCTTGGGCGGAACCCTTCTCCTTTCTCGCTGTGCGCTTCGGCCTGACGATGCTCATCATCGGCGGAATCGTTGTCGCGACCGGCGCGCGCCGGGCAGATTGGCGCGGCGCAGCCCACGCCGCCTTCGCCGGCGCGCTCATGCATGGCGTCTATCTCGGCGGCACCTTCTGGGCGATCCGCCACGGCATGACGGCAGGCTTTTCCGCGCTCATCGTCGGCCTGCAGCCGCTGATCACCGCTCTCGTCGCGGGGATGGCGCTCGGCGAGCGCGTCGATACGCGCAACTGGCTGGGCCTCGGCCTGGGCTTCGTCGGCGTAGTGATCGTGATCTGGCCGAAGCTGGGCGCTGCGACGGATGCGCTCACGCCCGCCGCGCTCGGCGCAATGGTGTTCGGCGTCGTCGCGATGAGCGTCGGCACGATCTGGCAGAAGCGGTTCGTCGGCGGCCTTGATCTCGTCACCGGCAGCTTCTGGCAATATGTCGGTGCGACCGGCCTGATGGCAGCGATGTCGCTGCTGCTGGAGACGCGCACCTTCGTGCTGACCGGCGAACTGGTCTTCGCGCTCGTCTGGCTGGTGCTGGTGCTGTCGATCGGCGCGATTTTCCTTCTCATGTATCTCATCCGCGAAGGATCGGTCGCGAAGGTGTCATCGCTGTTCTACCTCGTGCCCGCGGTGACCGCGCTGATGGCATGGCCGCTGTTCGGCGAGACGCTTACGCTCGTGCAGATCGCAGGCATGGCGGTCGCGACGGCCGGCGTGGCGCTCGCCACCTCATCCCGCGATGCGTGAACGCGCGTCGAGATAGCGGCGGATCGCGGCGTTGAACTCGCCGCCGAGGATGAAGATCACCGAGATGATGTAGAGGAAGATCACCGCGATCATCACCGAGGCGAGGCCCGCATAGGTCGAGACATAGGTCGAGAACTGCCGGAGATACGCGGCGAAGATACTGGACCCGGCCAGCCAGGCGATCAGCGTGAAGACGATGCCCGGGATGACGTCGCCCAGGCCCCGTCGCCCCGCCGGCAGCCAAAGATGCACGGCGAACAGGCCAAAGACGATGACGCCGGAGGCGATCACGTAGCGCCAGAGTGTGATCGTGCCCATGTAGGGGCCGATCCAGTTCAGGTTCTTCTCGGCGATGTCGGCGATCAGCGGCGCCAGAACGAGCAGCACCGAAATCGCGAGGAAGCCGAGCGTGGCGATGAAGACGAAGGCCATGCTCTGGATGCGGCGGAAGAGAAAGGAACGCGTGTCTGCCACCCGGTAGGCGCGGTTGAGAGACGTTCTCAGCGCTTCGATGCCGTTGGAGGCGAACACCGCGGCGGCGATCACGGAGACCGTCAGGAAATCGCCACGCTGGACGGTGAGTACGTTGCGCACCTCCTTGGCGATCGGCTCGGCGATCTGCGGCGGCCACGTGTCGAAGACCAGATGCACCGCCGTATCCGCAAAGGCGTCCGCGCCGAGAAAGCTCGCGAGCGCTGTGGCGAAGATCAGGAACGGAAACAGCGCCATCAGCGCGGAAATCGCCAGATGGCTGGACATCGACCAGCCATCGTCCGTGTTGAAGTGGCCCATCGCGTCGGACAGGATCCGTTTCGCGGCGACGATGTTTCGCATGGCTCTCCGCCGATTGTCTCGCAAGGTTGAATATGGGAAGGGTTTTCGGGAAACAACCCGCGCGGGGCCTTCCCGTCGCCGCCTTTGCACCCGAAATGTGCTTCAAGGGCCGCGGCAAGCGCCATGCGACGTGCGCCGGCGCGTGCCGGCAAGAGGAAAGAGCGATGTCCACGGTCTTCAACATCTTCGCGATCGTCGCCATGGTCGCGGTCGTCATCGTGCTTCTGCGCGGGCTCTGGAACATGATGAAGGGCGGTGACGCGAACACGTCCAACAAGCTGATGCAGGCGCGTGTCTTCCTCCAGTTCGTCGCGCTGTGCCTGGTGCTGCTCGCGGTCTACTTCACGCGCAAATGAGCGGCTTCCCGGGGGGATCATGGTCAAGCTGAACAAGATCTACACGCGCACCGGCGACGACGGCACCACGGGATTGGCTGCCGGCGGCAGGCGGCTCAAGCACGACCGGCGCGTCGAGGCCTACGGCACCGTGGACGAGGCGAACTCGACGATCGGAATGG
The Mesorhizobium australicum genome window above contains:
- a CDS encoding disulfide bond formation protein B, which encodes MSLASPIGETQKWAALALLLGMAATVGTALGFEHIGGYIPCMLCLQQRIPYYIGVPVMALALVAIWLRWPPIVARLLLLAGALLMTVGLGLAIYHSGVEWHWWPGPSSCGAVVAPQGSGNGVLDQLNTLIPPSCDEAAGRFLGLSFAGWNVLASALWAAVGYRAAFRR
- a CDS encoding HNH endonuclease, whose amino-acid sequence is MTVHVSPDGLPALVLNADYRPLSYYPLSLWSWQDAIKAVFLDRVNIVAEYDHSVSSPTFSMKLPSVVCLKSYVKPSRNPAFTRFNVFLRDRFQCQYCGSPEDLTFDHVIPRRCGGATTWENVVAACSPCNLRKGGMLPAQAKMWPMQKPFHPTVHDLHNNGRLFPPNHLHESWMDYLYWDVELEP
- a CDS encoding DNA-3-methyladenine glycosylase family protein — protein: MRRISSDSDIVEALDALVGADPRLVAIRAAAGDIPLRLSSPGFSSLVSIVVSQQVSRASADAILARLVSLIAPLTPQAVLGADPDLFRQAGLSRPKQATVLALSRAVRDGLDLSALCEADGEAAIASLSAVPGIGRWTAEVYLLTCAGHPDVFPARDVALQSAVGAALGIDPRPGEKALIAIAESWAPWRAVAARLFWAYYRHLKGREAAPAAETALNLEKN
- the gluQRS gene encoding tRNA glutamyl-Q(34) synthetase GluQRS produces the protein MPSSPIPPSRTDVASPPVFRFAPSPNGELHLGHARSALLNQRLAREAGGRFLLRIEDIDLARCTPEFEAGIYRDLEWLKIEWEKPVRRQSEHFVDYAAALERLKAMGVVYPSFMSRGQIRDHIAEHETPSRRWPRDPDGAPLYPHVDRALTRRERQKRIASGAPHAWRLDVAAAMETAAEKLTWTELGAGPLGETGKVTARPEIWGDVILSRSDAPASYHLSVTVDDAIQGITDVVRGQDLFHATAIHRLLQSLLGLPVPRYRHHSLIVGEDGRKLAKSRRDTGLRALRESGMSAKEVRALALEGL
- a CDS encoding DMT family transporter, whose protein sequence is MTSPTSLVPALFVVLWATGFIGARYAMPWAEPFSFLAVRFGLTMLIIGGIVVATGARRADWRGAAHAAFAGALMHGVYLGGTFWAIRHGMTAGFSALIVGLQPLITALVAGMALGERVDTRNWLGLGLGFVGVVIVIWPKLGAATDALTPAALGAMVFGVVAMSVGTIWQKRFVGGLDLVTGSFWQYVGATGLMAAMSLLLETRTFVLTGELVFALVWLVLVLSIGAIFLLMYLIREGSVAKVSSLFYLVPAVTALMAWPLFGETLTLVQIAGMAVATAGVALATSSRDA
- a CDS encoding YihY/virulence factor BrkB family protein; amino-acid sequence: MRNIVAAKRILSDAMGHFNTDDGWSMSSHLAISALMALFPFLIFATALASFLGADAFADTAVHLVFDTWPPQIAEPIAKEVRNVLTVQRGDFLTVSVIAAAVFASNGIEALRTSLNRAYRVADTRSFLFRRIQSMAFVFIATLGFLAISVLLVLAPLIADIAEKNLNWIGPYMGTITLWRYVIASGVIVFGLFAVHLWLPAGRRGLGDVIPGIVFTLIAWLAGSSIFAAYLRQFSTYVSTYAGLASVMIAVIFLYIISVIFILGGEFNAAIRRYLDARSRIAG
- a CDS encoding twin transmembrane helix small protein; its protein translation is MSTVFNIFAIVAMVAVVIVLLRGLWNMMKGGDANTSNKLMQARVFLQFVALCLVLLAVYFTRK